One part of the Streptomyces sp. AM 2-1-1 genome encodes these proteins:
- a CDS encoding BadF/BadG/BcrA/BcrD ATPase family protein translates to MLAVDAGNSKTDVALIGADGTVLGTGRGGGFQPPVVGIPAALDVLAAAVEGAFASAGEPVAPVAHVSACLANADLPVEEEELTAALLTRGWGHTVEVRNDTFAVLRAGVDEPRGVAVVCGAGINCVGMLPDGRTARFPAIGRMSGDWGGGSGLAEEALWFAARAEDGRGEPTALARALPAHFGLGSMYELIEALHREHIPYARRHELTPVLFSTGAAGDPVARALVDRLAEEVVAMASVALGRLGLLDAHVPVILGGSVLAARHPDLDSRIARLLAARAPRAQIRVVSQPPVLGAALLGLDHVGAAPGAHVRLRARYC, encoded by the coding sequence ATCCTCGCCGTCGACGCGGGCAACAGCAAGACCGACGTGGCGCTGATCGGCGCGGACGGCACCGTGCTCGGGACCGGCCGGGGCGGTGGCTTCCAGCCGCCGGTGGTCGGGATCCCGGCCGCTCTGGACGTGCTCGCCGCCGCCGTGGAGGGGGCGTTCGCCTCGGCCGGGGAGCCGGTCGCGCCGGTCGCGCACGTCTCGGCCTGTCTCGCCAACGCCGATCTTCCCGTCGAGGAGGAGGAGTTGACGGCCGCGCTGCTCACACGCGGCTGGGGGCACACGGTCGAGGTGCGCAACGACACCTTCGCCGTCCTGCGCGCGGGGGTGGACGAGCCCCGGGGCGTCGCCGTGGTCTGCGGCGCCGGGATCAACTGCGTCGGCATGCTCCCGGACGGCCGCACCGCCCGCTTTCCGGCGATCGGCCGGATGTCCGGGGACTGGGGCGGCGGTTCGGGGCTCGCCGAGGAGGCGCTGTGGTTCGCCGCCCGCGCCGAGGACGGCCGGGGCGAGCCGACCGCGCTGGCCCGGGCGCTGCCGGCGCATTTCGGGCTCGGTTCGATGTACGAGCTGATCGAGGCGCTGCACCGGGAGCACATCCCGTACGCGCGCCGGCACGAGCTGACCCCGGTGCTCTTCTCGACGGGCGCGGCCGGTGACCCGGTGGCGCGGGCGCTGGTGGACCGGCTCGCCGAGGAGGTCGTCGCGATGGCCTCGGTGGCACTGGGCCGGCTCGGGCTTCTGGACGCGCACGTTCCGGTGATTCTCGGAGGGAGCGTCCTGGCGGCGCGCCACCCGGATCTGGACAGCCGGATCGCGCGGCTGCTCGCGGCCCGGGCGCCCCGGGCGCAGATCCGGGTGGTGTCCCAACCTCCTGTCCTGGGGGCGGCGTTGCTGGGCCTGGACCATGTCGGGGCGGCTCCCGGGGCGCACGTCAGACTGCGCGCGCGGTACTGCTGA